In Bubalus bubalis isolate 160015118507 breed Murrah chromosome 3, NDDB_SH_1, whole genome shotgun sequence, a genomic segment contains:
- the FN3K gene encoding fructosamine-3-kinase translates to MEQLLRAELRTATLRAFGSPGVGCISEGRAYDTDAGPVFVKINHRTLARQMFEGEMASLEALQSTGLVRVPRPIKVIDLPGGGAAFVMEHLKMRGLRSQASKLGDQMADLHLYNQKLGEKLREEENRVGQRAEGAGPRYVAKFGFHTVTCCGFIPQVNEWQDDWPTFFTRHRLQAQLDLIEKDYADREARELWSQLQVKIPDLFCGLEIVPALLHGDLWSGNVAEDDSGPIIYDPASFYGHSEFELAIALMFGGFPRPFFTAYHQKVPKAPGFDRRLLLYQLFNYLNHWNHFGRQYRSPSLGTMRKLLK, encoded by the exons ATGGAGCAGCTGCTGCGCGCCGAGCTGCGCACAGCGACCCTGCGCGCTTTCGGGAGCCCGGGGGTCGGCTGCATCAGCGAGGGGCGCGCCTACGACACAGATGCCGGCCCCGTGTTTGTCAAGATCAACCACAGGACGCTG GCCCGGCAGATGTTTGAGGGGGAGATGGCGAGCCTGGAGGCTCTTCAGAGCACTGGCCTGGTGCGGGTGCCTCGGCCCATCAAGGTGATTGACCTGCCTGGAGGTGGGGCTGCCTTTGTGATGGAGCATCTGAAGATGAGGGGCCTGAggag TCAGGCATCAAAACTTGGAGACCAGATGGCAGATTTGCACCTTTACAACCAGAAGCTCGGGGAGAagctgagggaggaggagaacAGAGTGG GCCAGAGGGCTGAGGGTGCCGGGCCCCGGTATGTGGCCAAGTTCGGCTTCCACACAGTGACCTGCTGCGGCTTCATCCCGCAG GTGAACGAATGGCAGGATGACTGGCCAACCTTCTTCACCCGGCACCGGCTCCAAGCACAGCTGGACCTCATTGAGAAGGATTATGCTGACCGAGAGGCACGGGAACTCTGGTCACAGCTACAG GTGAAGATTCCGGATTTGTTTTGTGGCCTGGAGATTGTCCCTGCTCTTCTTCACGGGGATCTATGGTCGGGAAATGTGGCAGAGGATGACAGCGGGCCCATTATTTATGACCCAGCCTCCTTCTACGGCCATTCTGAGTTTGAACTGGCGATTGCCTTGATGTTCGGGGGGTTTCCCAGGCCCTTCTTCACCGCCTACCACCAGAAGGTCCCCAAGGCTCCAGGGTTCGACAGGCGGCTGCTGCTCTATCAGCTCTTTAACTACCTGAACCACTGGAACCACTTCGGTAGGCAGTACAGGAGCCCATCCCTGGGCACCATGAGGAAGCTTCTCAAATAG